A region of the bacterium genome:
TGTCACCTTCGTGGTCGCGCGAGTTCGATAGCTCCCGATTCCTCCTTCGGAAACAGCGGGCCGCGTTTCAGTCCCCTTCCGCGCCAAATGAAATAGATCGCTGGGAAGACCAACAGCTCCGCCGCGAACGAGGTGAATACCCCGCCGACCATGGGGGCGGCTATGCGCCGCATGACGTCGGAGCCGGTCCCGGTCGCCCAGAGAATCGGCACCAGAGAGAAGAAGGTCGCCATGACCGTCAGCATCTTGGGGCGAATTCTCTGCACGGCGCCGTGATCCACGGCTTCGGCCAGGTCGCGGAAGCTCTTCATCCGGTCTTTTCGACTCCAGTCCTCGTAGGCTATGTCGAGGTAGAGCAACATCACGACGCCGGTCTCGGCCGCCAGACCCGCCAGGGCGATCACGCCGACCCAGACCGCTATCGACCAGTTGTAGTCGAGAATCCAGAGCAGCCAGACCGAGCCGACCAGGGAAAACGGAATCGCCGAAAGCACGATGGCAGTCTTGAGGATCGACTTGAGATGGAAGTAGAGGATCAGGAAGATCAGCGTCAGGGTGAGCGGCACGATCAGGAGCAGCCGGGCCTTGGCTCGCTGCATGTACTCGTACTGGCCAGACCAGAAGATCGTGTAGCCCGCCGGCACCACCACCTGCTCGGTCACCTCCTGCTGCGCCCGCTTCACCCAGGTGCCCACGTCGATGCCTCGCAGGTCGACGTAGACCCAAGCGTTGGGGCGCGCGTTTTCCGATTTGATCCCGGGCGGCCCCTGGCGAAGCTGGATCTCGGCCAGCTGTCCGAGCGGCACCTGAGCGCCGGTTGGCGTGGCCACCAGAATCTCGCGCAGAGCGACCGGATTGTCCCGCAGCTCTCGCGGATACCGGACGTTGATCGGGTAGCGCTCGAGCCCTTCGACCGTGGACGAGACATTCATGCCGCCTACCGCCGATTGGATGACGTCCTGGACGTCGCCCACCGTCAGCCCGAACCGAGATGCCGCCTGGCGATCGATATCGAAGTCGAGATAGCTGCCACCCATCACTCTCTCGGCATAGGCGGAGAGGGTTCCCGGTAGCGGTTTGACCACGGCTTCGATCTTCTTGGCGATCTCCTCGAGCACCGTCAGGTCGGGACCCCCGACCTTGATTCCGACCGGCGTCTTGATGCCGGTCGACAGCATGTCGATGCGGGTCTTGATCGGCATCGTCCAGGCATTGGTGAGGCCTGGGAACTGAATCGCCGCATCCATTTCCGCGATGAGATCGTCCTTGGTCAGACCGGGTCGCCATTCGGAAGGGTCTTTCAAAATGATCGTCGTCTCGAGCATCGAGAGCGGCGCCGGATCCGTCGCCGTCTCGGCGCGCCCGGCCTTGCCCAGAACCGATTCGACCTCCGGAAAGGACCGAATGATCTTGTCGGTCTGCTGCAGAATCTCCTTGGCCTTGGTGATCGACACACCAGGGAAGGTCGTTGGCATGTACAGCAGATCTCCTTCCCAGAGCGGAGGCATGAATTCCGAGCCGATGCCCTGGAGTGGCACGAGCGTCAACGCGAGCACCGCCAGCATGAGGACGATCACTCCCCAGCGCCAACGCAGCGCCCAGTTGAGGACCGGCGTGTAGAGAAAGCGTAGGAAGCGCGAGACCGGGTGTCTCTTCTCGCTGAAGATCTTGCCCCTGACGAACCAGAACATGAGAACCGGAACGACGGTTACCGCCACGATGGAGGACAGTGCCATGGCGTAGGTCTTGGTAAACGCCAGGGGCTTGAACAGGCGCCCCTCCTGTGCCTCCAGAGTGAAGATCGGCAGGAACGAGACCGTGATCACGAGCAGGGTGAAGAACAGCGTCGGTCCTACCTCTTGGGCCGAGCGAATGATGATCTCCAGGTGCGAACGCTTGCCGCGCCACTCCTCGTAGTGCTTGTGCGCGTTCTCGACCATGATCACCGCGGCGTCGACGAGGACGCCGATCGAAATCGCGATGCCTCCCAGCGACATGATGTTGGCCCCCAGGCCCTGGTACTTCATGATCACGAAGGCCAAGAGGATCGAGACCGGTATGGACACGATCGCGACAAAGGCCGACCGGAAGTGAAACAGGAAAACCAGGCACACGAGGGCCACGACGATCGACTCTTCGATCAATGTGGTCGTGAGCGTGTCGATCGAACGCTCGATGAGCCCGGTCCGGTCATAGGCCACCGAGATCTCGACGTCATCCGGCAGGCCGGCTCTGAGCTCCGTTAGGCGCTCCTTGACCCTGGCAATCGTCGAGAGGGTGTCGGCCCCCCAGCGCACCACCACGACGCCCCCGACCGTCTCGCCCTCGCCGTTCCAGTCAGCCAGCCCGCGCCGGATCTCGGGCCCGATCGTGACGTTGGCGACATCCCGGAGAACGATCGGCGTCCCACCGGGGCCACTGCCCAGGACAACCACCTCGAGGTCTCGGATCTCCTTGATGTAGCCGCGCCCTCGCACCATGAACTCCCGTTCTGACATCTCGACGAGACGGCCACCGACCTCGACGTTCGATCGCTGGATCGCCCGGCGGACCGCCTGCAGAGGCAGCCCGTAGGCGCGCAGCCGTATCGGATCGACCTCGACCTGGTACTGGCGCACGAAGCCGCCGATCGAGGCCACCTCGGCAACTCCCTCGACCGAGGCGAGACCGTACTTGAGATACCAGTCCTGATAACTCCGGAGATCGGCCAGTGAGCGCTGCTCGGAGTTGAGGACGTACATGAAAGCCCAGCCCACACCGGTGGCATCGGGCCCGAGCTGCGGCGAAACACCCTCGGGCAGATCGGCGGACAGACCCGACAGGTACTCGAGCACTCGCGAGCGGGCCCAGTAGAGGTCGGTCCCGTCCTCGAAGAGCACGTAGACGAACGAGAAGCCGAAGAAGGAATACCCGCGCACGACCTTGGCGAAGGGCACGGCCAGCATCTTGGTCGTGATCGGGTAGGTCACCTGGTCCTCGATCACCTGAGGCGCCTGACCGGGGAAATCCGTAAAGACAATCACCTGGACGTCCGAGAGATCCGGTATCGCGTCGATCCGGGTCTCTTTGATCGCCCACACGCCGGCGAGGATGGCGACGACGAGGCCGACCGTCACCAGGGGTTGGTTCCTGAGCGACCACTCGATCAACCTAGCGAGCATGTCCGGCCCCCTCAGACGATGGCGCCATCTCCTGACGTTGAGCCATCATCTTCTGGATCGCTTCCTGGAGATTCGCCTCGGAGTCGATCAGAAACTGAGCCGAGGTCACCACCCGCTCACCCTCTTCGAGACCCTCGAGCACCTCGACGAACTCGACTCCCTCGTGCCCGAGATTGACCGTCCGCGGGGCGAAACGGCCTTCGCCCAAATCGACCACGACTACGTCGCGCTGCCCCGTCCGTAGAACCGCGAGCGAGGGCACGGTCAACACCGCCCGAGCCGCAACGGGCTCGAAGGTAACGGTCGCGAACATGCCGGCACGCAGTTTTCGGTCCGGGTTGGGAACCTCGAGCTTCACCCTCAGCGTCCTCGTCTTTTCGGAGAACTCCGGCTCGAGGAAGCGGACGGTGCCGCGGAAGGTCTCACCCGGAAAGTACGTGAAAGTGACATCCGCGGGGCTGCGCTCGCGAATCCAGGCCACCTGGTCCTCGAAGATCTCGACCGATAGCCAGAGGGAGGAGAGATTGGCGATGTGGTAGGTCTCCATGCCCGGCTTGACCGCCATGCCCTCCAGTCCCGGCATGCGCTTCATCACCAGGCCGCTGGACGGAGCCACGACCTTGAGCGTGCGGAAGATCTCGCCGGTCTCCTCGAGCCTCGAGATCTGCTCTGGCGCGATATCCCAATACGAAAGCCGAGTCCGCGCCGCATCGACCAGTGCCTCGGCCCTGCGCAGGGCGTCGTCCGCCGTGCCGACGAACTTCTTGGCATACTCGATCGCCGACAGCAGCTCCTGCTCGGTCTGCAACAGCTCGGGCGCGTAGATCTCGAAAAGCGGCTGTCCTCTTCTGACCGGCTCGCCGACGTAGTTGACGTAGACCTTCTCCACCCAGCCGGTGTACTTCGTCGTTACCGTAACCATCCGCTCCTGGTCGTACTCGAGGTAGCCGACCGTGCGAATCTCGTGGGTGAGGTCACGCCGCTCCACCAGAACGCTCTGGACGTTCATGTTCTGGACGGTGGCGGGATCGATGGATACCTCCGTGCCGGGACCGATGGCCCGGACCGCTTCGTCCGCGTAAACGGGCACGTAGTCCATCCCCATCTCGTCCTTGGCAGGAACCGGTGAGGTAATCGTCGGGTTCATCGGGTTGCGGTAGAAGAGGATCTCCCCTTTGCTCCGAGCCGTGGAGCTCCCGGCGGCTCTCCCAGCCGTGCTCTGTCCTTTGGCGCGCACCAGATTCATGCCGCAGATCGGACATTCCCCGGGGTTCTCTTCGAGAATGTGAGGATGCATCGGACAGGTCCATAGCTCGTTCTCGATCTCGGCGGCGGAGCCGGCCGCTGCCTCCGCTGCTTCGCGATAACCGAGCCGAGCCCGCAGCAAGCTGTCCAGGGGGTGCAAGTGAAGCGGGTCGAAGAACACCACGAAGAAGATCAGAAAGCCGGTGCCGATCCAGAGCACGGGAGCGATCCAGGCTCTCGGGTTTCTGTTGCTACGCGTCATGGCTGGGAACCTTCACACGGCTTTCGAGCGGCGCACCGATGGCGCCCTCGAGCTCCGCGATTCCGATCAGATAGTCTGCTTGGGCCCGGGCCAGAGCGGTGTGCGCTTCGAAGCGCACGTGCTCGGCGTCCAGAAGAGCCAGGGCATCCAGGGTTCCGGCAATGTAGCCGGCCAAAGCCGACTCCTCAGCCTCCTCCGCCTGCACCACCAGGAGATCATCGATCAGGCGCAGCTGCCGCCAGTCGAGCTCCAAGCGCTGCGCCAGGTCGCCGATCGCCGCCACGATCTCCGCGCGAGTCGCTCGCAGGCCTTCCTCGGCGGCGGTCTCGTGGCCA
Encoded here:
- a CDS encoding efflux RND transporter periplasmic adaptor subunit, with the protein product MTRSNRNPRAWIAPVLWIGTGFLIFFVVFFDPLHLHPLDSLLRARLGYREAAEAAAGSAAEIENELWTCPMHPHILEENPGECPICGMNLVRAKGQSTAGRAAGSSTARSKGEILFYRNPMNPTITSPVPAKDEMGMDYVPVYADEAVRAIGPGTEVSIDPATVQNMNVQSVLVERRDLTHEIRTVGYLEYDQERMVTVTTKYTGWVEKVYVNYVGEPVRRGQPLFEIYAPELLQTEQELLSAIEYAKKFVGTADDALRRAEALVDAARTRLSYWDIAPEQISRLEETGEIFRTLKVVAPSSGLVMKRMPGLEGMAVKPGMETYHIANLSSLWLSVEIFEDQVAWIRERSPADVTFTYFPGETFRGTVRFLEPEFSEKTRTLRVKLEVPNPDRKLRAGMFATVTFEPVAARAVLTVPSLAVLRTGQRDVVVVDLGEGRFAPRTVNLGHEGVEFVEVLEGLEEGERVVTSAQFLIDSEANLQEAIQKMMAQRQEMAPSSEGAGHAR
- a CDS encoding efflux RND transporter permease subunit, with the translated sequence MLARLIEWSLRNQPLVTVGLVVAILAGVWAIKETRIDAIPDLSDVQVIVFTDFPGQAPQVIEDQVTYPITTKMLAVPFAKVVRGYSFFGFSFVYVLFEDGTDLYWARSRVLEYLSGLSADLPEGVSPQLGPDATGVGWAFMYVLNSEQRSLADLRSYQDWYLKYGLASVEGVAEVASIGGFVRQYQVEVDPIRLRAYGLPLQAVRRAIQRSNVEVGGRLVEMSEREFMVRGRGYIKEIRDLEVVVLGSGPGGTPIVLRDVANVTIGPEIRRGLADWNGEGETVGGVVVVRWGADTLSTIARVKERLTELRAGLPDDVEISVAYDRTGLIERSIDTLTTTLIEESIVVALVCLVFLFHFRSAFVAIVSIPVSILLAFVIMKYQGLGANIMSLGGIAISIGVLVDAAVIMVENAHKHYEEWRGKRSHLEIIIRSAQEVGPTLFFTLLVITVSFLPIFTLEAQEGRLFKPLAFTKTYAMALSSIVAVTVVPVLMFWFVRGKIFSEKRHPVSRFLRFLYTPVLNWALRWRWGVIVLMLAVLALTLVPLQGIGSEFMPPLWEGDLLYMPTTFPGVSITKAKEILQQTDKIIRSFPEVESVLGKAGRAETATDPAPLSMLETTIILKDPSEWRPGLTKDDLIAEMDAAIQFPGLTNAWTMPIKTRIDMLSTGIKTPVGIKVGGPDLTVLEEIAKKIEAVVKPLPGTLSAYAERVMGGSYLDFDIDRQAASRFGLTVGDVQDVIQSAVGGMNVSSTVEGLERYPINVRYPRELRDNPVALREILVATPTGAQVPLGQLAEIQLRQGPPGIKSENARPNAWVYVDLRGIDVGTWVKRAQQEVTEQVVVPAGYTIFWSGQYEYMQRAKARLLLIVPLTLTLIFLILYFHLKSILKTAIVLSAIPFSLVGSVWLLWILDYNWSIAVWVGVIALAGLAAETGVVMLLYLDIAYEDWSRKDRMKSFRDLAEAVDHGAVQRIRPKMLTVMATFFSLVPILWATGTGSDVMRRIAAPMVGGVFTSFAAELLVFPAIYFIWRGRGLKRGPLFPKEESGAIELARPRR